The Ornithinibacillus sp. 4-3 region ATAAGGCTAATGTTTTCCATTTCCTCTTTGGATGGTACTGCATTTGCACTTGAAAATGCATATGCAGGGACCCAAGAAGTCTTACCAGTTACTGCTGCTCCCTTTTCCGTTAAATGATCACGAAGCTTTATCATGATATCCATTGGGGACAGCATTTTCCCTGTTCCTGATGCTGGACACACATTCGTACAACGTCCACATTCTACACAAGCATAGAAATCGAGCATTTGACGTTGTTCAAAGTCTTCTATTTTTCCAACTCCAAAGGATACTTCTTCTTCCTCTGCTTCCTCGTCAAATTCAAAATCTAATTTTTTAAGCTTGCCAGGAACCTGCTTACTGATGAAAACATTAATTGGTGCAGCAATTAAATGTGCATGCTTTGATTGTGGTACATACACTAAAAACGTTAGTAACGTAATCGTATGTATCCACCATGCGATAAAGAAAAGAACCATTGCAGCTGTAGGAGATAAGAAGCTAAAGACTGTTGCGATCATACTTGCTACAGGCTCCGTCCAGGTTGCTCCTGTTCCATGCCAAATTTGGCCCATTCCATTTCCAATTAATACAGAAAGCATTAACGTTCCAATAAATATTAGTACTAATCCAGCTTTCCAACCTCTTTGCAGACGCACTAGCTTTTCCACATATCGACGGTAAAACGCCCATATTACAGCAACTAAAATCATTAATGTAACAAGCTCTTGGAAAAATACAAAACCAGGATACAATGGTCCTAAGGGTAAGTGTTTATCCGGTGCGAGTCCTTTAATAAACATGTCAATGGCACCAAACTGAACAAGGATGAATCCGTAAAACATCATGACATGAATAATTCCTGATTTCTTGTCCTTTAATAATTTTGATTGCCCAAAAACCATCGTCCAAACCTTTTGTAAGCGCTCTTTTATTTCCCCATCAAATTCAGACTTTTTACCAAGTCTAATGTAAGCTATACGGGTTGCTACAACTCTGACGAATAAATATAAGCCATAGATTGCAACAGCAAGGAACGCTAGCAAGTTAATGAGCAAAAATGTGTCCATTCCTGTCTCCCCCTTTGTATTAATAAAACCTCATTTCATTTCCAAATTATCTATATAACGTTAAGTATACCGAAAATTTACAACACTTCAACCATGTTGCTAAAGAAAAATGGATAAGAAAAGTCATTAAAACATAGCTATTTCTTTGTTTTTCTTACAATAAAACACCCAATATTTTCTTGTGATGAAAAAAATTAGCTTCCCTCATTTAGAGAGAAGCTAATTTTTACATTTGTTCTGGTGCACTCACACCGATAATTTCCAAAGCATTTGCTAAGGTTTGACGAACTGCTGTAATTAAAGCAATACGTGCTTGTGTTAAATCTTTTTGATTTGCATCTAAGACTTTTACCGCATTGTAGAAGCTGTGTAATAATGCTGCTAAATCATATACATATTGCGTTACAATATGAGGCATATATTTTTGAGCTGCATTTGTAACTACTTGTGGAAATTCACCAAGTTTTTTAAGTAAATCCAATTCTTTTTCCTCTACAAGCAAAGTAACATCATAAT contains the following coding sequences:
- a CDS encoding heterodisulfide reductase-related iron-sulfur binding cluster, producing the protein MDTFLLINLLAFLAVAIYGLYLFVRVVATRIAYIRLGKKSEFDGEIKERLQKVWTMVFGQSKLLKDKKSGIIHVMMFYGFILVQFGAIDMFIKGLAPDKHLPLGPLYPGFVFFQELVTLMILVAVIWAFYRRYVEKLVRLQRGWKAGLVLIFIGTLMLSVLIGNGMGQIWHGTGATWTEPVASMIATVFSFLSPTAAMVLFFIAWWIHTITLLTFLVYVPQSKHAHLIAAPINVFISKQVPGKLKKLDFEFDEEAEEEEVSFGVGKIEDFEQRQMLDFYACVECGRCTNVCPASGTGKMLSPMDIMIKLRDHLTEKGAAVTGKTSWVPAYAFSSANAVPSKEEMENISLIGDVITEEELGNCTTCRACEDACPVMNEHVGQIIDMRRYLVMTEGKMDAEIQRAVMNIERQGNPWGLSKKDREKWRDLDENVSIPTTKELKKKDEEFEYLFWVSSMGSYDNRSQKIALAFAKLLNEAGISFAILGNKEANSGDTARRIGNEFLFQEIAEKNIKTFEKEGVKKIVTIDPHAYNIFKNEYPDLGFEAEVIHHTQLLYDLVMNGKLKPKKAINKRLTYHDSCYLGRYNGVYDPPREILKSIPGLELVEMERHGSNGMCCGAGGGLMWTEETTGNRINVARTEQAIAVNPSIISSACPFCLTMLSDGTKAKEVEEDISTMDVAEILALSVLVEEEQEQIA